From the Euphorbia lathyris chromosome 6, ddEupLath1.1, whole genome shotgun sequence genome, one window contains:
- the LOC136232311 gene encoding uncharacterized protein isoform X2 encodes MMFCGVLKDRIQNWLRDYDRLQYLAVILIYIQIGCALIGSLGALYNGVLLINLGIALFALVAIESSSQSLGRTYAVLLFCTILLDISWFILFTSDIWNISPDKYGTFFIFSVKLTLAMQIVGFSVRLSSSLLWIQIYRLGISYSESNAPREADFDLRNSFLSPVTPAVARQCSDCDVVLGGSIYDPAYYSSLFEDGRNNRFLRADQNSVIVDNGSTSSTEGSQFKASIDRSLHNIDENVDDKLQIV; translated from the exons ATGATGTTTTGTGGTGTATTGAAAGATCGAATACAGAATTGGCTTCGCGATTATGATAGGCTCCAATATTTGGCTGTCATCCTCATTTATATTCAG ATTGGGTGTGCATTGATTGGATCTCTGGGGGCATTGTACAACGGTGTCTTGCTGATTAATTTGGGAATTGCATTGTTTGCTCTGGTTGCCATCGAGAGTAGTAGTCAGAGTTTGGGACGCACCTATGCCGTTCTTCTCTTCTGTACTATCTTGCTTGATATTTCTTGGTTCATTCTCTTTACTAGTGATATTTG GAACATCTCTCCGGATAAATATGGAACATTCTTTATCTTTTCTGTGAAACTCACTCTAGCAATGCAAATCGTTGGATTTTCTGTGAGGTTGTCCTCTTCTTTGTTGTGGATTCAGATTTATAGGTTGGGGATTTCTTATTCAGAAAGTAATGCTCCCCGAGAAGCAGATTTTGATTTGAGAAATAGTTTTCTAAGTCCAGTAACTCCAGCTGTAGCTAGACAATGTTCAGATTGTGATGTTGTTTTGGGGGGATCCATCTATGATCCAGCTTATTACTCATCTCTATTTGAAGATGGTCGGAACAATAGGTTTTTGCGTGCG GACCAAAATTCTGTTATTGTTGACAATGGATCCACTTCTAGTACCGAAGGTTCTCAGTTTAAGGCGTCTATTGACCGATCTCTTCACAATATAGAC